A window of Xenopus laevis strain J_2021 chromosome 1L, Xenopus_laevis_v10.1, whole genome shotgun sequence genomic DNA:
AATAGTCCATTTTTATTGAGCTCTTTATGTCCTCCACAGGCAAAGCACTGGCCTTGGGCTGCATTCGGACTATCCTTTCAGTCCTGTGACCAGAGGCTGATCTGGGTGGTGGGCATTGCCCCAGGAGTTCTTGCTCAGAGGAAGCACTATTTGTACTACCAGAACTGGCTGCACTACCAGTGCTAGTCGACCTGCTGAGCCCAGGGGCCCTTCCATTAGGTTGGTGTCCTGTGTGTGCCCAGTGAGTGGGCCTGTGCTCATTGTTATTATTCACATTGATTGGTATGATTTCGTGAGTCCGTTCCAGCTTAATGTGCCTCGGGGCAGTTTTCGGTGCAGTCTTTTTTACCATGGATGGGCCTTCCGTGTATTCATTCCTGCTCCGAAGAGCTTTGATCTGATCCAAGGACAAGATAGCTGCTGGCTGAACCTCCCGTTCATATTCCAACCGCTGCCGGCTGTCTAAAGATGGCTGCTGTATCACGACTAATGAACCACCAATGCCATGTTGACTTTGTAGCTCCATCTGTAGTGATCTTGATTTCTGGCATTCAACGTGAACTTGGCATGCATCTGAAAACCTgccaacaaaaaaagataaatatttaagaATGGTGTTTTGGGAGACAACATAAGGGACAAATGTGAATCATCgcagtgaaaaatgtaaatttccccctttatatttaatatactccTTGCTACAATGAGATAACCGAGAATGCGGAATGAAAGCCATTGTGTGTGTGGCAGAACCCAACTGTGCGTGTGCATGATGCAACTGGTTCAGGAAAAACACAAAGCCTCCAGATACTGTAACATTACAGTCTCAGCGCCGAGTTCGTCTTGCTTTGCTAATGTGCATGCTAACAAAGCCACACATAATGATT
This region includes:
- the spry1.L gene encoding sprouty RTK signaling antagonist 1 L homeolog isoform X1 — translated: MLAQRFSDACQVHVECQKSRSLQMELQSQHGIGGSLVVIQQPSLDSRQRLEYEREVQPAAILSLDQIKALRSRNEYTEGPSMVKKTAPKTAPRHIKLERTHEIIPINVNNNNEHRPTHWAHTGHQPNGRAPGLSRSTSTGSAASSGSTNSASSEQELLGQCPPPRSASGHRTERIVRMQPKASALPVEDIKSSIKMDYSQHRFICEQCGKCKCGDCTAPRTLPSCLACNRQCLCSVESMVEYSTCMCLVKAAFYHCSNDDEGDSYADNPCSCTQSHCWSRYLCMGVMSIFLPCLLCYPPAKGCLKLCRECYDRVNRPGCRCKNSNTVYCKLDDVPRGQGKPS
- the spry1.L gene encoding sprouty RTK signaling antagonist 1 L homeolog isoform X2; protein product: MELQSQHGIGGSLVVIQQPSLDSRQRLEYEREVQPAAILSLDQIKALRSRNEYTEGPSMVKKTAPKTAPRHIKLERTHEIIPINVNNNNEHRPTHWAHTGHQPNGRAPGLSRSTSTGSAASSGSTNSASSEQELLGQCPPPRSASGHRTERIVRMQPKASALPVEDIKSSIKMDYSQHRFICEQCGKCKCGDCTAPRTLPSCLACNRQCLCSVESMVEYSTCMCLVKAAFYHCSNDDEGDSYADNPCSCTQSHCWSRYLCMGVMSIFLPCLLCYPPAKGCLKLCRECYDRVNRPGCRCKNSNTVYCKLDDVPRGQGKPS
- the spry1.L gene encoding sprouty RTK signaling antagonist 1 L homeolog (The RefSeq protein has 1 substitution compared to this genomic sequence); this translates as MELQSQHGIGGSLVVIQQPSLDSRQRLEYEREVQPAAILSLDQIKALRSRNEYTEGPSMVKKTAPKTAPRHIKLERTHEIIPINVNNNNEHRPTHWAHTGHQPNGRAPGLSRSTSTGSAASSGSTNSASSEQELLGQCPPPRSASGHRTERIVRMQPKASALPVEDIKSSIKMDYSQHRFICEQCGKCKCGDCTAPRTLPSCLACNRQCLCSAESMVEYSTCMCLVKAAFYHCSNDDEGDSYADNPCSCTQSHCWSRYLCMGVMSIFLPCLLCYPPAKGCLKLCRECYDRVNRPGCRCKNSNTVYCKLDDVPRGQGKPS